A region from the Anderseniella sp. Alg231-50 genome encodes:
- a CDS encoding adenylate/guanylate cyclase domain-containing protein — protein sequence MISGLILFGFVFTHLVNHSLGLISLEAMEDFRAIRISVTRSWAGTAILLLAAVVHAVLGVEKIISRRLSAISARGLLQIATGILIPVLLARHLIGMRISHELFGVNDNYDFALWAMWPAEAWRQAGLITLVWGHGTIGLYMWIRFKNWFTFLKAPLLVVATLVPVLAFAGFAVAGRQFHATRTFDSPLNGEQYTTIIRIMDIALYLSLALIVAVLLIKAGQWITAGFKPKVSVTYNNTVTKTAPAGLTLLEISREAGIPHASVCGGRARCSTCRVRIVSGGENLPPADAQELKVLSRAGIDTSDIRLACQIRPSEQLSIIPLVPAGRATGRRSSRDKYAQGVEQVVTLMFIDIRGFTKFSEGRLPYDVVYILNQYMGRMSEIITAHSGYVDKFMGDGIMAIFGMEDENTHGATDALHAAIDISKALDELNHSHEATLSEPLRIGIGIHSGEAILGRIGTSRVHTAGERITALGDTVNTASRLEALTKELAQEIVVSLKVLETANVDPSGLVAESYEIRGREDKIAGISLASAAQLSGIISQAR from the coding sequence TTGATATCGGGGCTTATCCTGTTCGGTTTTGTCTTCACTCACCTGGTCAATCACAGCCTTGGCCTGATCTCCCTGGAGGCCATGGAAGACTTCCGGGCCATCCGCATCTCGGTGACCAGATCATGGGCCGGCACGGCAATTCTGCTTCTGGCGGCGGTTGTTCATGCCGTCCTGGGTGTTGAGAAGATAATATCCCGCCGACTTTCTGCAATTTCAGCCCGCGGGCTCCTGCAAATCGCAACAGGTATCCTGATTCCGGTCCTGTTGGCGCGCCATCTGATCGGCATGCGGATCTCGCACGAATTGTTCGGGGTGAATGACAATTACGACTTTGCCCTGTGGGCCATGTGGCCCGCCGAAGCGTGGCGGCAGGCCGGTCTCATTACGCTGGTATGGGGGCACGGAACCATCGGCCTGTATATGTGGATCAGGTTCAAAAACTGGTTCACCTTCTTGAAAGCCCCCCTGCTGGTTGTTGCCACCCTGGTTCCCGTACTGGCGTTTGCAGGATTTGCGGTCGCCGGCAGGCAATTTCATGCTACCCGGACTTTTGACAGCCCACTAAACGGCGAACAGTACACGACAATAATCCGCATTATGGACATTGCCCTTTATCTGTCCCTGGCACTGATCGTGGCAGTCCTGCTCATCAAGGCGGGACAATGGATTACCGCCGGGTTCAAGCCAAAGGTATCGGTAACCTACAACAACACCGTAACCAAGACGGCGCCTGCCGGTCTTACGCTGCTGGAAATATCCCGCGAAGCAGGCATTCCGCATGCATCCGTGTGCGGCGGGCGGGCACGGTGTTCCACTTGTCGCGTCAGGATTGTGTCCGGCGGCGAGAACCTGCCTCCGGCAGATGCCCAGGAACTCAAGGTTCTCAGCCGCGCCGGGATAGACACATCCGATATCCGGCTCGCCTGCCAGATCAGACCAAGCGAACAACTGTCCATCATCCCCCTGGTGCCGGCGGGCCGCGCCACCGGCCGCCGGTCCAGCCGTGACAAATATGCCCAGGGAGTGGAGCAGGTTGTTACCTTGATGTTCATCGACATACGCGGCTTCACCAAGTTCTCCGAAGGCCGCCTGCCGTATGACGTCGTCTACATACTGAACCAGTACATGGGCAGGATGAGCGAAATCATCACCGCGCATTCAGGCTATGTCGACAAATTCATGGGCGACGGCATCATGGCGATCTTCGGCATGGAAGATGAAAACACTCATGGTGCCACCGATGCGCTTCATGCAGCAATTGACATCAGCAAGGCACTGGATGAATTGAACCATAGCCACGAAGCCACCTTGTCTGAACCGTTGCGCATCGGCATCGGCATTCACAGCGGCGAGGCCATTCTGGGCCGCATCGGCACCAGCAGGGTCCATACGGCAGGCGAGCGCATCACCGCGCTGGGCGACACGGTCAACACGGCCAGCAGGCTGGAAGCGCTGACCAAAGAACTGGCACAGGAAATCGTCGTCTCTCTGAAAGTACTTGAGACAGCGAATGTGGATCCGTCCGGCCTGGTTGCGGAAAGCTACGAAATTCGCGGTCGCGAGGACAAGATTGCCGGCATCTCGCTGGCCAGCGCTGCCCAACTGTCAGGTATCATCTCACAAGCCCGTTAG
- a CDS encoding sulfotransferase, giving the protein MNFKPGKIFPEVNGPKIFLIGYNKCGTKTFHDFFRKNGLRSLHFRKKYGPFKGAHLARSMEENSKSGKNILDGVSRYQVYSDMVYVDNDTAIEANKFFRELDSHYPGSHFIFNDRPVEDWIRSRINHVGGPYNSFIERWQNATGLSREAVIDFWRTEYFQHKKQVLEYFQGRPDFMHFDLTRHSVSDLVSFLSPAYRLDADKWAVKGTTKERNRKYKLT; this is encoded by the coding sequence ATGAATTTCAAACCCGGCAAGATATTCCCTGAAGTGAACGGTCCGAAAATTTTTCTAATCGGATACAATAAATGCGGCACCAAAACCTTTCATGACTTTTTCCGCAAAAACGGCTTAAGGAGTCTGCATTTCAGGAAAAAGTACGGGCCTTTCAAAGGCGCGCATCTGGCAAGATCCATGGAAGAAAATTCCAAGTCCGGAAAGAACATTCTGGATGGCGTCTCGCGATACCAGGTCTATTCAGACATGGTCTACGTGGACAATGACACGGCAATTGAAGCCAACAAATTCTTTCGGGAACTCGACAGTCATTATCCTGGCTCCCATTTCATATTCAATGACCGCCCGGTTGAGGACTGGATACGATCACGGATAAATCACGTAGGCGGTCCGTACAACAGCTTCATCGAGAGGTGGCAAAACGCAACCGGGCTTTCACGCGAAGCGGTAATCGACTTCTGGCGAACAGAATATTTCCAGCACAAGAAGCAGGTCCTGGAGTATTTTCAGGGAAGGCCTGACTTCATGCATTTTGATCTGACCCGCCACTCCGTGTCTGACCTGGTTTCCTTTTTAAGCCCGGCATATCGACTGGATGCAGATAAGTGGGCGGTGAAAGGGACAACGAAAGAAAGAAACAGGAAATACAAGCTCACCTGA
- a CDS encoding GNAT family N-acetyltransferase produces the protein MKRKIPSSGFGNAKKAASVKQETRDIETTVTYLSMDHPPSLRVMPPANLKLALMHVLDPTVSYYRYLYDAVGSEHHWIDRKLLSDDQLAAAINADGVDIYVAYCAGNPAGYFEIDVRDTEKCWLAYFGLLPEFHGLGIGKWLLSEAVRTAWTGKPESLHVETCTLDSPHALGLYQKMGFVPYERRNKTMTVPV, from the coding sequence ATGAAGCGCAAAATTCCATCTTCAGGGTTTGGCAATGCAAAAAAGGCGGCAAGCGTGAAACAGGAGACCCGGGACATCGAAACGACGGTGACGTATCTGTCCATGGATCATCCGCCGTCATTGCGGGTCATGCCGCCGGCCAATCTCAAGCTGGCTCTGATGCATGTGCTGGATCCGACGGTCAGCTATTACCGGTATCTTTATGATGCAGTCGGCAGCGAACACCACTGGATCGACCGCAAGCTGTTAAGCGATGACCAGCTGGCAGCGGCCATCAATGCAGATGGCGTGGACATTTATGTTGCCTATTGCGCCGGCAATCCGGCCGGGTATTTCGAAATCGACGTTCGTGACACCGAAAAGTGCTGGTTGGCCTATTTCGGGCTCTTGCCCGAGTTTCACGGCCTCGGCATCGGCAAATGGCTGCTGTCGGAAGCTGTGCGCACGGCCTGGACCGGCAAGCCCGAAAGCCTGCACGTGGAAACCTGCACCCTGGATTCCCCGCATGCGCTGGGACTGTACCAGAAAATGGGGTTCGTTCCCTATGAGCGTCGCAACAAGACCATGACCGTGCCGGTATAG
- a CDS encoding DUF2842 domain-containing protein, with amino-acid sequence MLPARTRKLIGTFIFLAFLIVYSLIAMAVGARYLATVHGVWQFLFYAVAGLAWLPGAMAIISWMAKADRQ; translated from the coding sequence ATGCTCCCCGCCCGCACCCGAAAACTCATCGGGACATTCATCTTCCTGGCATTCCTGATTGTCTACTCGCTGATCGCCATGGCGGTCGGCGCACGCTACCTGGCAACCGTGCACGGCGTCTGGCAGTTCCTGTTTTATGCCGTCGCCGGACTGGCCTGGCTGCCGGGCGCCATGGCGATCATCTCGTGGATGGCGAAGGCCGACAGGCAGTAG
- a CDS encoding universal stress protein encodes MSIKTIAVSLVDIERQDAVMDAAFSLADRHDAHVLGVYPVPSPHGIAIPASFGAISADIDNSRFFEDHLEDVKTRFEDAARRHAVRAEWRRVDGETGLLADVMLRHVPYADLVVAGQLNSSTSNTIEPDFVERLILESGRPVLVVPNMGEFKSIGTNVIVGWNATREAMRAAFDAVPVMKGAKRVELLWANARDEPEVAGDLPGAELAAVLSRHDLKVFARSISAPNLSPADALLNEAADNGADLIVIGAYGHSRLREFVFGGVTRTLLQNMTAPVLMSH; translated from the coding sequence ATGTCGATTAAAACAATTGCCGTGTCATTGGTTGATATAGAACGTCAGGACGCCGTCATGGATGCGGCCTTTTCACTTGCCGACCGCCATGATGCGCATGTGCTGGGTGTATACCCGGTGCCCAGCCCGCACGGGATTGCCATTCCCGCCAGCTTTGGTGCCATCTCTGCCGACATCGATAACAGCCGGTTTTTTGAAGACCATCTGGAAGATGTAAAGACCAGGTTTGAAGACGCTGCACGCCGTCATGCCGTTCGGGCGGAATGGCGGCGGGTGGACGGCGAGACCGGTTTGCTGGCAGACGTCATGCTAAGGCATGTCCCGTACGCGGATCTCGTTGTTGCGGGTCAGTTGAATTCGTCGACAAGCAACACCATTGAGCCTGACTTTGTTGAACGCCTGATACTTGAATCGGGAAGGCCGGTTCTCGTCGTGCCGAACATGGGGGAGTTTAAGTCCATCGGAACCAATGTGATCGTCGGATGGAATGCCACTCGTGAAGCAATGCGGGCGGCATTTGATGCCGTGCCTGTCATGAAAGGAGCGAAACGCGTTGAATTGTTATGGGCAAATGCCCGCGACGAACCTGAGGTTGCCGGTGATCTGCCAGGTGCGGAACTGGCTGCAGTTCTTTCTCGTCATGACTTGAAGGTGTTTGCAAGAAGCATTTCTGCTCCCAACCTGTCACCGGCCGACGCCCTGCTTAATGAAGCAGCCGACAATGGAGCCGACCTGATCGTGATCGGTGCTTACGGGCATTCAAGATTGCGGGAGTTCGTGTTTGGCGGGGTGACCAGAACCCTTCTACAGAACATGACAGCACCGGTGCTCATGTCGCACTGA
- a CDS encoding alanine--tRNA ligase-related protein, giving the protein MTEVLFREDAYLKNCTARVLEVNERGGIVLDRSNFYATGGGQPGDSGTMQLADGSGIAIATTVYGEDRTQIIHVPAEGATLPAVGESVELSLDWPRRFGMMRVHTALHLMCALVPFPVTGGQISPEGGRLDFDIDDPGAIDKDTLTAGLQGLVRADHGISQRWITDAELEANLGLVRTMSVKPPMGSGKVRLIAIGEDGTVDLQPCGGTHVASTAEIGNIAVTKIEKKGKNNRRFRLALMD; this is encoded by the coding sequence ATGACTGAAGTCCTGTTTCGCGAAGATGCCTATCTGAAAAACTGCACTGCCAGGGTACTGGAGGTAAATGAGCGCGGCGGCATCGTGCTGGATCGCTCCAACTTCTATGCAACCGGCGGCGGCCAACCTGGAGACAGTGGCACCATGCAGTTGGCAGACGGATCAGGCATAGCGATTGCCACGACGGTATATGGCGAAGATCGCACCCAGATTATCCATGTGCCGGCGGAAGGCGCCACACTGCCGGCGGTTGGTGAAAGCGTGGAACTGTCGCTCGACTGGCCACGCCGGTTCGGCATGATGCGGGTTCACACGGCGCTTCACCTGATGTGCGCTTTAGTGCCGTTTCCCGTTACGGGCGGCCAGATTTCACCGGAAGGCGGCAGGCTCGATTTCGACATTGATGATCCCGGCGCAATCGACAAGGATACACTGACGGCAGGTCTTCAGGGCCTGGTGCGGGCGGATCATGGCATTTCGCAACGCTGGATCACCGATGCGGAACTGGAAGCCAATCTCGGCCTTGTACGCACCATGTCTGTAAAACCACCCATGGGTTCCGGCAAGGTTCGGCTGATCGCGATCGGTGAAGACGGCACGGTTGACCTGCAGCCATGCGGCGGAACGCATGTTGCTTCTACTGCCGAGATTGGCAACATTGCTGTCACCAAGATCGAGAAGAAGGGCAAGAACAATCGCAGGTTCAGGCTTGCCCTCATGGACTAG
- a CDS encoding sulfotransferase — MVEKKKLFCVSYHKTGTSSAHQLFLQNGISSCHSPAVVDGNRYEAMVAKILSDKAGVVRVLQPVIEKYDAHFDIPWAGIYHELLDMRDDAVFLYIDRDADSWWNSLAAHWSLSVMPRVLRPYEVLQYSHVLPADKRLVRSADEALFKDCFARHREQVHRIIPADRLITLRLDDQDVAARLSDAAGLTVSGCIPHANRRKSKSFRLARNLYSLLRNAYRFGWSY; from the coding sequence ATGGTGGAAAAAAAGAAACTCTTTTGTGTGTCCTACCACAAAACCGGAACAAGCTCCGCTCATCAACTGTTTCTGCAGAACGGTATATCCAGTTGTCATTCGCCGGCCGTGGTGGATGGAAATCGCTATGAAGCGATGGTAGCGAAAATTCTCTCGGACAAGGCCGGCGTGGTCCGCGTACTGCAACCCGTGATAGAAAAATATGACGCCCATTTCGACATTCCCTGGGCGGGCATCTACCATGAACTGCTTGATATGAGAGATGATGCCGTGTTCCTGTACATCGACAGGGATGCCGACAGTTGGTGGAACTCGCTTGCTGCTCACTGGTCTCTCAGTGTCATGCCAAGGGTACTGCGGCCTTATGAGGTCCTGCAGTACTCTCACGTACTGCCTGCTGACAAGAGACTGGTCAGATCGGCCGACGAGGCCTTGTTCAAAGATTGTTTTGCCCGTCATCGCGAACAGGTACATCGGATAATCCCGGCTGACAGATTGATTACCCTTAGGCTCGATGATCAGGATGTTGCTGCCCGGCTGAGTGACGCCGCAGGCTTGACTGTTTCGGGCTGCATTCCTCATGCGAACAGGCGAAAATCAAAAAGCTTCAGGCTGGCCCGTAATTTGTATTCCCTGTTGAGGAATGCGTATCGCTTCGGTTGGTCTTACTGA
- the sseA gene encoding 3-mercaptopyruvate sulfurtransferase, translating to MPTLLDERENLVSTQWLEQRLEAPDIVIVDASYYLPDAGRNGREEYDEQRIPGAVFFDIDDISDETSNLPHTMPPPEKFSSRMRKMGIGDGMRVVVYDGAGLFSAARVWWMFRTFGHSDVAILDGGFPKWLAENRPVEDGPAMARQPRHMSARYSASSVRDKQDIYNAINSGSQQIADARSPARFSAQEPEPRAGMRGGHMPGARNVHYKTLLNDDGTVKSTDAIARVFEEAGIDVAKPVITSCGSGVTAAILTLGLTLVGHNANSLYDGSWAEWGSDPDTPIETD from the coding sequence ATGCCGACACTTCTGGACGAGCGCGAAAACCTGGTCTCAACCCAATGGCTTGAACAGCGGCTCGAAGCGCCTGACATCGTCATCGTGGATGCGTCCTATTACCTGCCGGATGCCGGCCGCAACGGCCGTGAAGAATATGACGAGCAGCGTATTCCCGGTGCTGTGTTCTTCGACATTGACGACATATCCGACGAGACCAGCAACCTGCCGCATACCATGCCGCCACCGGAAAAATTCTCCTCGCGGATGAGGAAAATGGGCATCGGTGACGGCATGCGTGTGGTGGTTTATGATGGCGCCGGCCTGTTTTCCGCAGCTCGGGTGTGGTGGATGTTCCGGACTTTCGGTCATTCGGATGTCGCCATTCTTGATGGCGGCTTTCCAAAATGGCTCGCCGAAAACCGGCCGGTTGAAGACGGCCCTGCAATGGCGCGCCAGCCTCGGCACATGAGCGCGCGCTATTCTGCGTCCAGCGTGCGCGACAAGCAGGACATCTACAATGCCATCAACTCAGGTTCACAGCAGATTGCGGACGCCAGATCCCCTGCCCGTTTTTCTGCTCAGGAACCCGAACCGCGCGCCGGCATGCGCGGCGGCCATATGCCGGGCGCACGCAATGTTCATTACAAGACGCTGCTCAATGACGACGGCACGGTGAAATCCACCGACGCCATTGCCAGGGTTTTCGAGGAGGCAGGAATTGACGTGGCCAAACCGGTCATTACCTCTTGCGGATCAGGTGTAACCGCTGCAATTCTCACACTCGGTCTGACGCTCGTCGGACATAACGCCAATTCCCTTTACGACGGTTCATGGGCTGAATGGGGAAGTGATCCCGACACCCCCATCGAAACAGATTGA
- a CDS encoding glycosyltransferase family 2 protein — MLKLVCVSGRLPHFVSTLNPVFCVTQTSFTTVLLECWNNCPLLTCGGNASKSCRIAGASVLRRQLVWTHAASTIKTLRMFSFDYDKFSNDRLTLVAPIKNEMFFLPSFLDHYRKLGVEQFCFIDDHSDDGSAGYIQQQKDCVLVRSKYKFGQRLWLRPDITGFRQWGLRAGAAWKNWFPRRYLKGRWCIYADLDEYLLLPPGFPTVQAFLKVLDEKAIAAVPAVMVDFYPQSTADLAEPLEAKSLSDLLDRYSFYDSKPYVKWTEGDTVPSDLGQSVTGRLLDRMLDDVADNGTAQAFEHQPNVALKITCKVPIVKWLDGVAYRGSHRLNSAPSTEYMLPILHFKYTQSVYSKIAYAVKTNSYAGNSNYYRTLVLVLRYLDENDGLITGSVSKKFATENGFYKDFQANVKN, encoded by the coding sequence TTGCTGAAATTGGTGTGTGTCTCAGGACGGTTGCCACATTTTGTGTCAACTTTAAATCCGGTATTTTGTGTAACACAAACAAGTTTCACTACCGTCTTGCTGGAGTGTTGGAATAATTGCCCGCTTCTCACATGTGGCGGCAATGCGTCAAAATCCTGCCGGATCGCGGGGGCATCCGTTTTGCGGCGACAATTGGTGTGGACCCATGCAGCATCGACCATTAAGACGTTGAGGATGTTCAGCTTTGATTACGACAAATTCTCCAACGACAGGCTCACCCTGGTTGCCCCAATCAAGAACGAAATGTTCTTCCTGCCGTCATTCCTGGATCACTACCGCAAGCTGGGCGTCGAGCAATTCTGCTTTATCGACGACCACTCTGATGACGGATCCGCTGGATACATACAACAGCAGAAAGACTGCGTTCTTGTCCGGTCAAAGTACAAGTTTGGACAGCGCTTGTGGTTGCGGCCTGACATTACCGGCTTCCGACAATGGGGACTGAGAGCCGGAGCGGCATGGAAAAACTGGTTTCCCCGCCGTTATCTGAAAGGTAGGTGGTGTATCTATGCTGATCTGGATGAGTACCTGTTACTCCCGCCTGGATTCCCGACGGTGCAGGCGTTCCTGAAGGTTCTTGACGAAAAGGCGATTGCCGCGGTTCCCGCAGTCATGGTCGACTTCTATCCGCAGTCAACAGCCGACCTCGCCGAACCTCTCGAGGCGAAATCGCTGTCCGATTTGCTCGATCGTTACAGTTTCTATGATTCCAAGCCGTACGTGAAATGGACGGAAGGTGACACTGTCCCGTCTGACCTGGGGCAGAGTGTAACCGGCCGCCTGCTTGATCGCATGTTAGATGACGTGGCTGACAATGGTACAGCGCAGGCGTTTGAACACCAGCCAAACGTCGCGCTCAAAATCACTTGCAAAGTGCCAATCGTAAAATGGTTGGATGGCGTGGCATATCGTGGTTCTCACCGATTGAACAGTGCGCCATCGACCGAGTACATGTTGCCGATACTGCATTTCAAATACACGCAATCAGTATACAGCAAAATAGCATATGCCGTAAAAACCAACAGCTATGCGGGTAACAGCAACTATTACAGGACACTGGTTCTGGTATTGCGGTATCTGGACGAGAACGATGGACTGATCACCGGCTCAGTATCCAAGAAATTTGCGACGGAAAACGGATTCTATAAGGATTTTCAGGCGAACGTGAAAAACTAG
- a CDS encoding cysteine synthase A, with the protein MKFAPDVISAIGNTPLIKLRKASELTGCTILGKAEFMNPGQSVKDRAALFIIRDAIKSGRLKPGGTIVEGTAGNTGIGLTMVANAMGFKSVIVIPNTQSQEKKDTLRMLGAELVEVPAAPYKNPNNFVRYSGRLAERLNDEREGGAIWANQFDNVANRQAHIETTGPEIWEQTDGRINGFICAAGSGGTIVGTGMALKQRNKDIRIGLADPHGAALYSYFTTGELKAEGSSISEGIGQGRITANLEDAPIDHAWRIGDAQAVEIVFDLLKEEGLCMGASTGVNIAGAMELAREMGPGHTIVTVLCDFGSRYQSRLFNPEFLRSKDLPVPDWLESPLSVPDVTVDPEA; encoded by the coding sequence ATGAAGTTTGCACCTGACGTCATTTCAGCCATCGGCAACACACCGCTTATCAAACTGAGGAAGGCGTCAGAACTGACAGGCTGCACAATCCTCGGCAAGGCCGAATTCATGAACCCCGGCCAGTCGGTGAAGGACCGGGCGGCCTTGTTCATCATCCGCGATGCCATCAAGTCAGGCCGCTTGAAACCCGGCGGCACCATTGTTGAAGGCACAGCCGGCAATACCGGGATCGGCCTGACCATGGTGGCCAACGCTATGGGATTCAAATCCGTCATCGTCATTCCAAACACCCAGAGCCAGGAAAAGAAAGACACGCTGCGAATGCTCGGTGCCGAACTGGTCGAGGTTCCGGCAGCGCCCTACAAGAACCCGAATAATTTCGTGCGCTATTCCGGACGGCTGGCGGAGAGGTTGAATGATGAGCGCGAAGGTGGAGCCATCTGGGCGAACCAGTTCGACAATGTCGCCAACCGCCAGGCCCACATCGAAACCACCGGTCCGGAGATCTGGGAACAGACTGACGGCCGGATAAACGGCTTCATTTGTGCCGCCGGGTCAGGCGGAACCATAGTCGGCACAGGCATGGCGCTCAAACAGCGCAACAAGGACATTCGTATCGGCCTCGCCGACCCGCACGGCGCGGCTTTGTACAGCTATTTCACCACCGGTGAACTCAAGGCAGAAGGCAGTTCGATCTCGGAAGGCATCGGCCAGGGGCGCATAACCGCAAACCTGGAAGACGCACCGATTGACCACGCCTGGCGAATTGGGGATGCGCAGGCGGTGGAAATCGTTTTTGACCTTCTGAAGGAAGAAGGCTTGTGCATGGGTGCATCCACAGGTGTGAACATTGCAGGGGCCATGGAGCTTGCACGGGAAATGGGACCCGGCCACACCATTGTGACGGTCCTGTGCGACTTCGGATCACGCTACCAGTCGCGCCTGTTCAATCCGGAGTTCCTGAGGTCCAAGGACCTGCCGGTACCGGACTGGCTGGAATCTCCCTTGAGCGTTCCCGACGTTACCGTTGATCCCGAAGCCTAG